From a single Priestia aryabhattai genomic region:
- a CDS encoding IS3 family transposase, producing YILYYNHLRIKEKLKGLTPVEYRIQSSLAA from the coding sequence CCTATATCCTATATTACAACCATCTACGAATAAAAGAAAAATTAAAAGGATTGACCCCTGTAGAATACAGAATTCAATCCTCATTAGCTGCCTAA
- a CDS encoding VOC family protein has product MNFASVRIITDDVDRLVKFYEKVLGVSAERPVPVFAELFVPSCTLAIGHSKTVPLFGAGSAVAADNRTVIIEFHVHDVDAEYERLKPFVNEWVKEPTLMPWGNRAMLFRDPDGNLVNLFEPVTEEAIKRFNRRN; this is encoded by the coding sequence ATGAATTTTGCTTCTGTACGCATTATTACCGACGATGTGGATCGTCTTGTCAAGTTCTATGAGAAAGTCTTAGGTGTTTCGGCGGAACGTCCCGTCCCTGTCTTTGCCGAACTTTTTGTGCCATCATGCACCTTGGCAATTGGCCACTCTAAGACAGTGCCACTGTTCGGCGCTGGTTCCGCAGTGGCGGCGGACAATCGCACTGTTATCATTGAGTTCCACGTCCACGATGTCGATGCTGAATACGAGCGCCTGAAACCGTTTGTCAATGAGTGGGTAAAGGAACCTACTTTAATGCCGTGGGGGAACCGTGCTATGTTGTTTCGCGATCCCGACGGCAACCTCGTTAACCTCTTCGAGCCGGTGACCGAAGAAGCAATTAAACGTTTCAACCGTAGAAATTGA
- a CDS encoding helix-turn-helix transcriptional regulator, with translation MNKTDRLLAIVLELQRKEVIRAENLAALFETSVRTIYRDIQALSEAGVPIIGAPGRGYSLMEGYFLPPIGFTVPEAVSLLIGTDFIEQQFDDDYRARAQAARGKIEAILPKNILKETSRVRKAMRLLISDKQVRESKEKKYLEKIRGAILNVQKISIRYAKKLEDSEGNRHSVRTVAPYGLVLIQGSWMLVARCDLRQEIRHFRLSRMTELISLEERFEPPTHFNLSEYAPPDNRHLLVHLQFNHDIADKVKESNYHYIESMEEHEDGLHVILRVHQLDELLQWVLGWGASVVVLEPESLQNRIREEAKKMLERY, from the coding sequence ATGAATAAAACAGACCGTTTGTTAGCCATTGTACTGGAGCTGCAACGTAAAGAAGTTATACGGGCCGAAAATTTGGCGGCTCTATTTGAAACGAGCGTGCGGACTATCTACCGTGACATTCAGGCGCTGAGTGAGGCGGGCGTACCGATTATAGGAGCCCCCGGGAGAGGATACTCTCTGATGGAAGGTTATTTTCTGCCGCCAATCGGCTTCACCGTACCAGAAGCTGTGAGCTTGCTAATTGGAACGGACTTTATTGAACAACAATTTGATGATGATTATCGTGCCAGGGCTCAAGCTGCCCGCGGGAAAATTGAGGCCATTCTACCGAAGAACATTCTTAAAGAAACATCTCGTGTACGCAAGGCAATGCGTTTGCTCATTTCTGATAAACAGGTCAGGGAGTCAAAAGAAAAGAAATATCTAGAAAAGATTCGTGGAGCGATATTAAACGTGCAAAAGATCAGCATTCGTTATGCAAAAAAACTTGAAGATTCCGAAGGTAATCGTCATAGTGTTCGTACGGTTGCTCCCTATGGATTGGTGCTCATTCAAGGATCATGGATGCTCGTGGCTCGGTGTGATCTGCGCCAAGAAATTCGTCATTTTCGCTTATCCCGAATGACGGAACTTATTAGTCTTGAAGAACGATTCGAACCACCGACGCATTTTAACTTAAGCGAGTATGCCCCTCCGGATAATAGACACTTGCTAGTTCATCTTCAATTTAACCATGACATTGCGGATAAGGTGAAGGAATCCAATTATCATTACATAGAGAGTATGGAAGAGCATGAGGATGGATTGCATGTGATCTTACGTGTTCATCAACTGGACGAATTGTTGCAATGGGTACTTGGCTGGGGAGCGAGTGTGGTTGTGTTGGAGCCTGAATCACTCCAAAATCGAATTCGTGAAGAAGCAAAAAAAATGTTAGAACGCTACTGA
- a CDS encoding DUF1565 domain-containing protein — protein MKKAGSILLLFLCCINQRVEAATQPLVEPIHHEIYVSPAGSDENAGTKNSPFKTLKKAGKVAKPGTTVNIRGGVYHEKLMISRSGNKQNPIIFRNYKNERPIISGKNIKSGSSDGGLVTIKNKSYVTIQGLNIGHFSTLEEQNTPCGILVEGRGKGLRIINNHIFDIKTAHKNGNAHGIAFYGSEAPRSLNNIEISGNLLENLTLGFSEALTLNGNVKKFVVHANTIRNVDNIGIDVIGFEKVAPDKKFDQAREGVISENSIYNVSSYSNPAYRHEYSAGGIYVDGGKDVVIEHNISSHNDLGIEIASEHHGKQTTNIQVVRNMIYENRFTGISIGGYDEKRGGTMNTSITQNILYGNDTIKMDGGQLLMQYYAIHNIINNNIMVSVKSNLLLANLHYSNKYNELSNNVYLNKSRNTMNRWIWNGQEIESSTFESQRFFQ, from the coding sequence ATGAAAAAAGCAGGTAGCATCCTTCTTCTTTTCCTGTGTTGTATAAATCAAAGGGTTGAGGCTGCTACTCAACCTTTAGTAGAACCTATACATCATGAAATCTACGTCTCTCCTGCAGGAAGTGATGAAAATGCAGGTACTAAAAACAGTCCCTTTAAAACTTTGAAAAAGGCAGGTAAAGTAGCTAAACCTGGGACGACTGTTAATATTCGAGGCGGTGTCTATCACGAAAAGTTAATGATTAGTCGTTCAGGCAATAAACAAAATCCCATTATCTTCAGAAACTATAAAAATGAAAGGCCCATTATTAGTGGAAAGAATATAAAGAGTGGTTCTTCAGATGGAGGGCTAGTTACCATAAAAAACAAGAGCTATGTTACAATTCAAGGTCTAAATATAGGGCATTTTTCTACTTTGGAAGAACAAAATACACCATGTGGTATTTTAGTAGAGGGAAGAGGCAAAGGTCTTCGGATTATTAACAATCATATTTTTGATATTAAGACTGCACATAAAAACGGAAATGCACATGGAATAGCTTTTTATGGATCCGAAGCGCCACGTTCATTAAACAACATTGAAATATCGGGAAACTTACTCGAAAACTTAACTTTAGGTTTTAGTGAAGCGCTGACTCTAAATGGAAATGTTAAAAAGTTTGTAGTCCATGCAAATACGATTCGTAACGTTGATAATATAGGTATTGATGTAATTGGTTTCGAAAAGGTAGCTCCTGATAAAAAATTTGATCAAGCTCGTGAAGGAGTTATCAGTGAAAACTCTATTTACAACGTAAGCAGTTATTCCAACCCAGCCTACAGACATGAATATTCTGCTGGAGGAATCTATGTAGATGGAGGAAAGGATGTTGTTATTGAACATAATATTTCAAGTCATAACGATTTAGGAATAGAAATTGCAAGTGAACACCACGGTAAACAGACTACCAACATTCAAGTCGTACGAAACATGATTTATGAGAATCGTTTTACAGGAATTTCAATTGGGGGATATGATGAAAAGCGTGGGGGGACAATGAATACTTCTATTACGCAAAATATCTTATATGGGAACGATACAATAAAAATGGATGGCGGCCAGTTATTAATGCAATATTATGCGATCCATAACATCATCAATAATAACATTATGGTTTCAGTAAAATCTAACTTACTTCTAGCCAATCTTCATTATTCAAATAAATATAATGAGCTTAGCAATAACGTATATTTAAATAAAAGTAGAAACACAATGAATCGATGGATATGGAATGGTCAAGAAATAGAAAGTTCTACGTTCGAATCCCAAAGATTTTTTCAATAA
- a CDS encoding NUDIX hydrolase, translating to MEHKWLDWAKQLQSIAQAGLAYSKDIYDVERFELIRDISVEMLSQQTGMEMTVIKDLFASETGYATPKVDIRAVIFKDNKILMVKENSDGSWSLPGGWADIGLTPSEVAVKEVKEESGFDVKAVKLLAVTDMKCHPHPPSPFHIYKMFIQCEIIGGQPMKGVETSAVEFFAENKLPPLSIARNTQTQIEMIFKHLYNPKEPVYLD from the coding sequence ATAGAACATAAGTGGCTTGATTGGGCGAAGCAACTTCAATCTATTGCACAGGCAGGGTTAGCTTATTCAAAAGATATTTATGATGTAGAGAGATTTGAACTAATAAGAGACATAAGCGTTGAAATGTTATCACAACAAACAGGTATGGAAATGACAGTCATAAAAGACTTATTTGCAAGTGAAACTGGTTACGCAACACCTAAGGTAGATATTAGAGCCGTGATCTTTAAGGATAACAAAATATTAATGGTCAAAGAAAATTCAGATGGTAGTTGGTCGCTACCTGGTGGCTGGGCTGATATTGGGTTAACTCCAAGCGAAGTAGCAGTTAAAGAGGTAAAAGAAGAATCAGGATTTGACGTAAAAGCTGTCAAATTGTTAGCTGTAACGGATATGAAATGTCATCCACATCCTCCTTCACCTTTTCATATTTATAAAATGTTTATTCAATGTGAAATCATTGGGGGACAACCGATGAAGGGTGTAGAAACAAGTGCTGTGGAATTCTTTGCTGAAAATAAATTGCCACCCTTATCAATAGCTAGAAATACACAAACACAAATTGAAATGATTTTTAAGCATTTATATAATCCTAAAGAACCTGTATATCTTGATTGA
- a CDS encoding thioredoxin family protein, whose product MRILQGTTTHFSDLLKNGITIVHFFLPNTPHRRIMKQFFHQASREFEQEVTLIEVDGEKNKEDILQFSVVIAPTILVFKDGEERERLVGIHMPFELINSINKYCL is encoded by the coding sequence TTGAGGATTTTACAAGGCACCACCACTCATTTTTCAGATTTACTAAAAAATGGTATTACAATTGTTCATTTCTTTTTACCTAATACACCGCATAGAAGAATTATGAAACAATTCTTTCATCAAGCAAGTAGAGAGTTTGAGCAAGAAGTAACTTTAATAGAAGTAGATGGAGAAAAAAATAAAGAAGATATTCTTCAGTTCAGTGTTGTTATTGCTCCTACTATTCTAGTATTCAAAGATGGAGAGGAAAGAGAACGATTAGTAGGTATTCACATGCCTTTTGAACTAATTAATTCGATTAATAAATACTGTTTATAA
- a CDS encoding aspartyl-phosphate phosphatase Spo0E family protein, which produces MENKHVKQEVLLEKIERTREVLIHTALKEGLVSENTIKVSQVLDMMLNELEEIY; this is translated from the coding sequence ATGGAAAATAAACATGTAAAACAGGAAGTCCTATTAGAAAAAATAGAGCGTACTAGAGAAGTTTTGATACATACAGCTTTAAAAGAAGGACTTGTAAGTGAAAACACGATAAAGGTAAGTCAAGTATTGGATATGATGTTAAATGAATTAGAAGAAATTTATTAA
- the yeiL gene encoding transcriptional regulator YeiL has product MQSLFSFPVTPFIQVCQFERGEFIYKEGSYPQYIYYLVEGKAKLYVTHENGKVSLINFLQVPTFMGEVELLNSERYSKAIQTVTKTICLAIPINTCKNKLLTDVTFLRYLCSFLSEKATRISAKYTQNQAYPLENRLAAFIMLSADGNFYKEKHTEVCEYLGVSYCHLLHVLAQLCKINIIEKQSRGYIIRDKESLEKLAKLKILVIV; this is encoded by the coding sequence ATTCAATCACTTTTTTCCTTTCCAGTTACTCCGTTTATCCAGGTCTGCCAATTTGAACGTGGTGAATTTATTTATAAGGAAGGTTCCTATCCTCAATATATTTATTATCTTGTTGAGGGTAAGGCAAAACTCTATGTTACACACGAAAATGGGAAAGTGTCTCTAATCAATTTTTTACAGGTTCCAACATTTATGGGGGAAGTAGAATTATTAAATTCAGAACGTTATTCTAAAGCCATACAAACTGTCACAAAAACCATTTGTTTGGCTATTCCGATCAATACTTGTAAAAATAAGCTCTTAACAGATGTTACATTCCTAAGATATTTATGCAGCTTTTTAAGTGAGAAAGCAACTAGGATTTCAGCGAAGTATACGCAAAATCAAGCTTATCCCCTTGAAAACCGCCTAGCTGCCTTTATAATGTTATCAGCTGACGGTAACTTTTATAAAGAAAAACATACTGAAGTATGCGAATACTTGGGTGTATCATATTGTCATCTACTCCATGTACTAGCACAACTATGTAAAATAAATATTATTGAAAAGCAATCCCGAGGCTACATCATTCGAGATAAAGAAAGTCTTGAAAAACTAGCTAAATTAAAGATACTCGTAATAGTTTAA
- a CDS encoding IS6 family transposase, with protein sequence MEKQPLFKWKHYQPDIILLTVRWYLRYNLSFRDLVEMMEERGLCMAHTTIMRWVHQYGPELDGRVRRHLKPTNDSWRVDETYVKVKGQWMYLYRAVDSEGNTIDFYLSKTRNKQAAKRFFKKALAFSHVSIPRTITVDKNPAYPIAIQELKEEKKMPQGIQVRQSKYLNNIVEQDHRFIKKRLSTMLGLKSFRTAKAIISGIEVMHMIKKKQVYQEVKSVPNQVRFIHQLFGIAS encoded by the coding sequence ATGGAAAAGCAACCCTTATTTAAGTGGAAACATTATCAACCCGATATCATTTTGTTAACGGTAAGATGGTACCTACGGTACAATTTAAGTTTTCGTGACTTGGTAGAAATGATGGAGGAACGTGGATTATGTATGGCTCATACAACGATTATGCGTTGGGTTCATCAATATGGTCCTGAATTAGATGGGCGAGTACGGCGCCATCTTAAGCCAACAAACGATTCTTGGCGGGTTGATGAGACCTATGTAAAAGTAAAAGGACAATGGATGTATCTCTATCGTGCCGTTGATTCTGAAGGAAATACCATCGATTTTTATCTAAGTAAAACAAGAAATAAACAAGCAGCCAAGCGCTTTTTTAAGAAAGCCTTGGCTTTTTCGCACGTTTCTATACCTCGTACGATTACAGTAGATAAAAATCCTGCCTATCCCATTGCTATTCAAGAGTTAAAAGAAGAAAAAAAGATGCCTCAAGGCATCCAAGTAAGACAAAGTAAATATCTAAATAACATTGTAGAGCAGGATCATAGGTTTATTAAGAAGCGTCTGTCTACAATGTTAGGCTTAAAATCGTTTCGTACAGCAAAAGCCATTATTTCTGGAATAGAGGTCATGCATATGATAAAAAAGAAACAGGTTTACCAGGAGGTGAAGTCTGTCCCAAATCAAGTCAGGTTCATTCACCAACTATTTGGAATAGCTTCATAA
- a CDS encoding aminotransferase A: MQKLINREVSAIQVPSIRKFSNMVVNYPNAINLTLGQPDFPTPEHIKEAAILAIKRNQTTYTHNAGLLPLRKAASNFVHEKYNLFYNPEDEVIVTNGATEAIDIALRTILKKGDEVILPVPIYPGYEPLIQLCGATPVHIDTSHNEFKINAHMIKKKLTKKTRCIILCSPSNPAGSMLNKEEIIEIAKVLKDKNIFVISDEIYSELAYEQKHYSIASVQEMRNKTIVVNGLAKSHSMTGWRIGFTFAPNFLSKEMLKVHLYNSVCATTISQYAAIEALTQGINDPALMMREYRKRRDYVCKRLNSMGLDVVKPDGAFYVFPSIKNTKMSSFDFSLKLLREKSVAVVPGDAFSKYGEGFIRISYAASMDLIEESLDRIEQFLDCTDQQRLIRI; encoded by the coding sequence ATGCAAAAATTGATAAATAGAGAGGTTTCCGCCATTCAGGTTCCCAGCATAAGAAAATTTTCTAATATGGTTGTCAATTATCCTAATGCGATTAATCTCACTCTTGGCCAACCTGATTTTCCAACACCAGAACATATAAAAGAAGCTGCTATTTTAGCTATAAAGAGAAATCAGACCACTTATACGCATAATGCCGGGCTATTACCTCTTCGAAAAGCAGCTAGTAATTTTGTGCATGAAAAATATAACCTCTTTTACAACCCAGAGGATGAAGTTATTGTAACTAATGGAGCTACTGAAGCAATTGACATTGCTTTACGAACGATTTTGAAGAAAGGAGACGAGGTAATTCTTCCTGTACCTATCTACCCTGGATACGAGCCTCTCATACAATTATGTGGAGCTACTCCAGTGCACATTGATACTTCACATAATGAATTTAAAATTAATGCCCATATGATTAAGAAAAAACTAACTAAAAAAACACGTTGTATTATCCTTTGTTCACCATCTAACCCTGCTGGAAGCATGTTAAATAAAGAGGAGATAATTGAAATTGCTAAAGTGTTAAAGGATAAAAATATCTTTGTTATATCTGATGAGATATACAGTGAGTTAGCATATGAACAAAAGCACTACTCAATTGCCTCTGTTCAGGAGATGAGAAATAAAACGATTGTTGTTAATGGACTCGCTAAATCTCATTCAATGACAGGGTGGAGAATTGGCTTTACATTCGCTCCGAATTTTTTATCTAAAGAAATGCTTAAAGTCCACCTTTATAATTCAGTTTGTGCAACTACTATCAGTCAATATGCAGCAATTGAGGCTTTAACACAAGGTATTAATGATCCAGCTCTCATGATGCGCGAATATAGGAAAAGAAGAGATTACGTATGTAAAAGACTTAATAGTATGGGACTAGATGTAGTTAAACCTGATGGGGCTTTTTATGTATTTCCTTCAATTAAAAATACAAAAATGTCATCATTTGATTTTTCACTAAAATTGCTTCGGGAAAAAAGTGTCGCGGTTGTACCAGGTGATGCATTTTCGAAGTACGGGGAAGGATTTATAAGAATATCTTACGCAGCATCAATGGATTTAATAGAAGAGAGTTTGGATCGGATAGAACAGTTTCTTGATTGTACAGATCAACAACGACTTATTAGAATTTAA
- a CDS encoding MFS transporter encodes MEKLNAEKQVKIDTSPRVKEKRIGLRWGLAVIFFIVGLVAYMDRANISVVAQPMMEDLHMNKVEFGLLSSLFYLGYCFSQIPGGILSEKFGSRKIITLAVTWWSIFTAMTAAASSYILLCIVRFLFGMGEGPMYPGNAVFNSYWFQKHEKGRAASALLAGSFFGPIVAPGISVAIMAVFGWHGVFYSFAFIGIVIAIAWYIIGRDKPEHHPWISEKEKLLIIENRSVASTERKSAPWKQYLRNVQFWAVGIQYLVVIYMNTFFLTWLPTYLMEARNFSLKEMGFAASFPWIAICFSVLAGGAISDVVLQKTNSRMMARGTLAILGFIFFIIGLYFAAYSTSSWLNVLWLTVALGALGLPIVASWAIANDLGQEFSGSVSGWMNLWGSIGGITSPILCGWFAQELGWNTTLLINIIPIGLAILLWFLIKPDRPLV; translated from the coding sequence ATGGAAAAGTTAAACGCTGAAAAACAAGTAAAGATAGATACATCCCCACGAGTAAAAGAAAAAAGAATAGGACTACGTTGGGGACTTGCCGTAATTTTCTTTATTGTAGGCTTAGTGGCTTATATGGATCGAGCTAACATTTCTGTAGTAGCGCAACCCATGATGGAAGATTTACACATGAATAAAGTCGAATTTGGTCTTCTGTCATCGCTATTTTATTTAGGTTATTGTTTTTCTCAAATTCCTGGAGGAATTCTATCTGAAAAATTTGGGTCTAGAAAAATAATTACTCTTGCCGTTACATGGTGGTCTATATTTACTGCGATGACAGCTGCTGCAAGTTCTTACATTTTGTTATGTATTGTTAGATTTTTGTTTGGGATGGGGGAAGGCCCAATGTACCCAGGGAATGCAGTATTCAATTCATACTGGTTCCAAAAACATGAAAAAGGACGTGCAGCAAGTGCATTATTAGCTGGTTCTTTTTTTGGACCAATTGTTGCACCGGGTATTTCAGTTGCAATCATGGCGGTCTTCGGATGGCATGGAGTCTTTTATAGTTTTGCATTCATTGGTATTGTCATCGCTATTGCTTGGTATATTATAGGTCGAGATAAACCTGAACATCATCCCTGGATTTCTGAAAAGGAAAAACTTCTTATTATTGAAAATCGTAGCGTGGCCAGCACTGAAAGAAAATCTGCTCCATGGAAACAGTATTTAAGAAATGTTCAATTCTGGGCAGTTGGAATACAATATCTTGTTGTTATTTACATGAATACATTTTTCTTAACCTGGTTACCTACGTATTTAATGGAGGCACGGAATTTTTCTTTAAAAGAAATGGGATTTGCGGCTAGTTTCCCGTGGATAGCTATTTGCTTCAGCGTTTTAGCTGGAGGAGCCATTTCAGATGTAGTATTACAAAAAACAAATTCTCGTATGATGGCCCGTGGTACCTTGGCTATTCTAGGGTTCATCTTTTTTATAATAGGGCTATATTTCGCAGCTTATTCCACAAGTTCATGGTTAAACGTTCTATGGTTAACGGTAGCTCTAGGTGCACTTGGACTTCCTATCGTTGCTTCTTGGGCTATTGCTAATGACCTAGGTCAGGAATTTTCAGGTTCTGTAAGTGGTTGGATGAATTTGTGGGGAAGTATAGGAGGCATCACATCTCCTATTCTCTGTGGATGGTTTGCACAAGAACTCGGTTGGAATACTACACTTCTAATTAATATTATACCAATTGGACTTGCTATATTATTATGGTTCCTTATTAAACCAGACCGTCCATTGGTTTAA
- a CDS encoding RraA family protein has translation MVKINSVIQRPNPAMLKKLGSVSPSDYGHRLNFQLIHSRKIKPLFPFKENFAGPAITVRIPPNDGSLVYKALELVMPGDVVVVDMNEEERFACWGEITTRVAMEKGTLAAIINGPVTDTNIIKDLGFNIFSYAISPLTTKMYNLDGDVNVPISISGCIIKPGDIVIGSMDGLLVVPQEDISTYLEIGEEEAKADQERREDLKRLGVETYLSRFNPLWNNVVEKNK, from the coding sequence ATGGTGAAAATTAATTCAGTAATACAAAGACCGAATCCTGCAATGTTAAAAAAATTAGGCAGCGTATCACCAAGTGATTATGGACATCGTTTAAACTTCCAATTAATTCATTCCAGAAAAATTAAACCTCTTTTCCCATTTAAAGAAAATTTCGCGGGTCCAGCTATAACAGTTAGGATTCCACCAAATGACGGTTCATTAGTGTATAAGGCCCTTGAACTTGTTATGCCCGGTGATGTAGTAGTAGTTGACATGAATGAAGAAGAACGGTTTGCATGTTGGGGAGAAATTACCACAAGAGTTGCTATGGAAAAAGGAACATTAGCCGCCATAATAAACGGGCCAGTTACAGACACAAATATAATTAAAGATCTAGGGTTTAATATATTCTCATATGCTATATCACCTCTAACAACAAAAATGTACAATCTTGATGGTGATGTTAATGTACCAATATCAATTTCAGGATGTATTATAAAACCTGGAGATATTGTTATTGGAAGTATGGATGGCTTACTAGTGGTACCACAAGAGGACATTTCAACCTATTTAGAAATAGGTGAGGAGGAAGCAAAAGCTGATCAAGAACGACGTGAGGATTTAAAAAGATTAGGGGTAGAAACATATTTAAGTCGCTTTAATCCTTTATGGAACAACGTAGTGGAAAAAAATAAGTAA
- a CDS encoding GntR family transcriptional regulator, translated as MKKTLPKKEFLKDQAYNKIKELLTRGELSPGEFLSEGYLSEELGMSRTPIRSAIQRFEHEGIVRIHPKQGIYICDISIQQVNEIYEARSVLETFAIQKLSQDIKQLQIQELQDILKLQFEEIQKQDIYLSLKYDTEFHLKIMELAENKEMYEMFKGIEAKLSFYGQKVLTKKIDRLLQTYEEHLLILTELEKGNVESAVHYMEEHLEKGRRILLDL; from the coding sequence ATGAAAAAAACACTACCCAAAAAGGAATTTTTAAAAGATCAAGCTTATAATAAGATTAAAGAGTTATTAACAAGGGGTGAACTATCCCCCGGAGAATTTCTTTCTGAAGGATATTTAAGTGAAGAATTAGGAATGAGCCGAACTCCTATTCGATCTGCCATTCAAAGATTTGAACATGAGGGGATCGTTCGAATTCATCCTAAACAAGGAATATATATTTGTGATATTTCCATACAACAAGTAAATGAAATTTACGAAGCTAGATCTGTATTAGAGACATTTGCAATACAAAAACTTTCCCAGGATATTAAACAGCTTCAAATACAGGAATTACAAGATATATTAAAGCTCCAATTTGAAGAAATTCAAAAGCAAGACATTTATTTATCCTTAAAATATGATACAGAATTCCATCTTAAAATTATGGAATTAGCAGAAAACAAAGAAATGTATGAGATGTTCAAGGGCATTGAAGCAAAGCTTAGTTTTTATGGACAAAAAGTATTAACTAAAAAAATAGACAGACTCCTACAAACTTATGAAGAGCACCTTTTGATCTTAACAGAATTAGAAAAAGGTAATGTGGAATCAGCTGTTCACTATATGGAAGAACATTTAGAAAAAGGAAGAAGAATCCTTTTAGATTTATAA
- a CDS encoding amino acid permease, producing the protein MDNKQNELQRTMKSRHLFMIALGGVIGTGLFLGSGITISQAGPMGAILAYLLGGFLMYLVMLCMGELAVAMPVSGSFQSYATKYLGPSTGFMIGWLYWFSWANTVGLEFTSAGLLMQRWFPHIPIWAWCLIFGVVTFSINALSARSYAETEFWFSSIKVTAIVLFIAIGGAAVFGLIDLQGNQPAPFFSNFTTSEGLFPNGILSVLFTLVLVNFSFQGTELVGIAAGESENPGETLPRSIRNVVWRTLFFFVLAMFILVAILPYQTAGVIESPFVSVLDKIGIPYAADIMNFVILTAILSVANSGLYAASRMMWSLSRSGMGPARLTKLSKKGVPINALLATIVISGGSLITSVVAAETVYLWLISISGMVTIVVWMSICASQFFFRRKFIAEGGDLKELKFKTPLYPIVPILGFGLYGIILISLIFIPNQRIGLYCGVPLIVFCYVYYHFIVKKNLKNKTTDNSIIDKAQ; encoded by the coding sequence ATAGATAATAAACAGAATGAATTACAGCGTACCATGAAAAGTAGACACCTTTTTATGATTGCATTGGGTGGGGTCATTGGAACAGGTCTATTTCTAGGTTCAGGTATTACAATTAGTCAAGCTGGACCTATGGGTGCTATTTTAGCCTATTTACTTGGTGGTTTTTTAATGTATTTGGTTATGTTATGTATGGGAGAACTTGCAGTTGCAATGCCTGTATCCGGATCATTCCAATCCTATGCAACAAAGTATTTAGGTCCTTCTACTGGGTTCATGATTGGCTGGTTGTATTGGTTTAGTTGGGCAAATACTGTAGGTTTAGAGTTTACTTCCGCAGGGCTTTTAATGCAAAGGTGGTTCCCTCATATTCCTATATGGGCGTGGTGTCTAATTTTCGGCGTCGTTACATTTTCAATAAACGCATTGTCTGCCCGGAGCTATGCTGAAACAGAATTTTGGTTTTCAAGTATTAAAGTAACGGCAATTGTGTTATTTATCGCAATAGGTGGAGCTGCTGTATTTGGCTTAATTGATCTACAAGGAAATCAACCAGCACCATTCTTTTCAAATTTCACGACAAGTGAAGGCTTGTTTCCAAATGGTATTCTCTCTGTTCTTTTTACTTTAGTTCTGGTTAATTTTTCATTTCAAGGAACAGAGCTTGTGGGCATAGCAGCAGGAGAAAGTGAGAACCCTGGTGAAACCCTTCCACGCTCCATTCGAAACGTTGTTTGGAGAACGTTATTTTTCTTTGTGCTAGCTATGTTCATACTAGTAGCTATTCTTCCTTATCAAACAGCTGGTGTTATCGAAAGTCCTTTCGTATCTGTATTGGATAAAATCGGAATTCCTTACGCTGCAGATATTATGAACTTTGTTATTCTAACAGCTATTTTATCTGTTGCTAATTCGGGTTTATATGCTGCGTCTAGGATGATGTGGTCACTTTCAAGAAGTGGTATGGGACCAGCACGCTTAACCAAGTTATCTAAAAAAGGGGTTCCTATTAATGCATTATTAGCTACTATAGTAATTTCAGGTGGTTCATTAATTACGAGTGTAGTAGCCGCAGAAACTGTATATTTATGGCTTATTTCTATCTCTGGAATGGTCACGATTGTTGTATGGATGTCTATTTGTGCCTCTCAATTTTTCTTTCGGAGAAAATTCATTGCTGAGGGAGGAGACTTAAAAGAGTTAAAATTTAAAACGCCGTTATATCCTATTGTTCCAATATTAGGGTTTGGTTTATACGGGATTATTTTGATTAGCTTAATCTTTATTCCTAACCAACGTATTGGTCTTTATTGTGGTGTGCCACTTATCGTGTTTTGTTATGTGTATTATCATTTTATTGTGAAAAAGAATCTTAAGAACAAAACTACTGATAACAGCATAATCGACAAAGCACAATAA